The Limisphaera ngatamarikiensis genomic interval ATTTTGCCGGGTTCCGAGGGTTTTTCGGAAACACGCTCCCGCCTGTTTCCCAGCATGTCCGGACTGTTTGACGGATGCCGCATCTTCTTGGGGGTTCCGGGTCGGGGCGCGGTGCTTTGCTGGAGGGACCTGGCGGGTTGTCGCGGGGGATGGTGGCCGGGATTTGTGCAGGTAACCACGGTCTCCGGGATTTGGGGGGGCACTTCATTGTGTGAGGGAACGGCGGTGATGGCGAGGGGTTGCGGTGTGGTCTCTCGGGCCCGGGGTGGCCCGGCCGGGCCGGGGGGAGACCTGCGCGGCGGGGTGCTTCATTTGGGGGGGCATGGAGCGTCTGCGGAAGGCCGGGCCGGGCACGTGGTTGGTGGTCAGGATTGCGGAGGTACCGGGATGATCGTGGTGGCGGGTGGTTTCGGGACGGGCGGGTTGGCTGGAAGGGCTTGGTGGTGAAAGGTCTTTCGGGCTGAGGCGGCCTGGATAGACTGGGGCGGGCACAGCGAGTCGGGTAAAGCAGCGTTTATGGACTACAATGCGCGAGTGGTGTTGCGGCATGAAGTGGCGCCGGGGTTGATCATTTTGCGGGTGGCGCCGGAGGGATGGCCTTTGCCGCCGTTTGAGCCGGGACAGTTTGCGGTGTTGGGGTTGCCGGGGTCGGCGCCGCGGGTGGCGGAGGCGGATCCGGAGAATCCGCCGGCGCCGCCGCATCAATGGATCCGGCGTGCGTATTCGATCGCGTCGTCGTCGAAGCAGAACGAGTATTTGGAGTTTTATCTGGCTTTGGTGCGGTCGGGTGCGTTGACGCCACGGCTGTTTCGGCTGCATGTGGGGGATCGGCTGTGGCTGAGTCCGAGGTTCAGCGGGATGTTCACGTTGCGGCATGTGCCGGCGGACGCGCATCTGGTGTTGGTGGCGACGGGGACGGGGCTGGCGCCGTACATGAGCATGTTACGGACGCATTTGGCGGAGAGCTCGCAGCGGCGCACGGCGGTGATTCACGGGGCGCGGTATCCATCGGACCTGGGGTACCGGAACGAGTTGGAGGACATGGCGCGGCGGTACCGGCATTTGTTGTATTTGCCGGTGGTGTCGCGGCCGCAGGGGTCGGTTCCGCCCTGGAACGGTTTGGTGGGGCACGTGCAGGATGTGTGGCGTTCGGGATTGATTGCGGAGGGCTGGGGTTTTGCGCCGTCGCCGCAGCACACGCACGTATTTTTGTGCGGGAACCCGGCGATGATTGACGAGATGGTGAAGTTGTTGGCGGGAGAGGGGTATCGGGAGCATCGGAAGGATGTGCCCGGGCAGGTGCACTTGGAACGGTATTGGTAGGCGGTGCGCGGGCGGATCCGGGCCGGGTCGGGGTCAGTCGGTCGGGTTGACGGGTTTGCAACAGCGGCGCCAGGTGTTGAGGAAGGCGTGGAGGCGCCCGGGATCCAGTGGGGCGAGGAAATCGCCGCGGGCTCGGAAGGTGGAGCCGACGATGAAACCGTCGGCGTGGGGGAAGTAGCGGGGGAGGTTTTGCGGGGTGATGCCGGAGCCGATCCAGACGGGGACGTGGGCGTGGCGTCGGACGCGGCGGAGTAGGGCCAGTGCCGGGGGTTCACCGGTGCGGGGTCCGGTGACGACGACGCCGTCGACGAGGAAGAATTCGGCCTGTTTGAGTTCGTCCACGAGGTCCAGATCGGCGGTGAGTGCGTGGCTGCAATGTTTTTTCTTGAGGTCAGCAAAGATGCGGATGTGTTCGACGTGCCATTGGCGTCGGAGGCGGAGGAGTTGGCCGGCGCAGCCTTCGATGAGTCCGGCGCCGCCGATGTGGGCGAACACGTAGCCCTCGACGCGGAGGAAGTCGAGGTCGGCCTCGGCGGCGACTTCGAGTGCGGTTCGGTTGGCGGCTTCGAGGAGCTGGATGCCGATGGGGCCGGGGAATTGGCTGCGGAGCTGGCGGGCGATGCGGGTGACGAGGCGGACGGCGGGTGCGGGCAGGGGCGGTCGGGTGTAGGGGAGATCGTAACTGTTTTCGATGAGGAGAGCGTCCACGCCCGCGTTGGCGTAGAGGCGGGCGTCGGCGAGGGCCTGGTTGAGGATGGCGGTGTGGGATCCGGCGTAGAGCGGGGAGCCGGGGAGGGGTTGGAGGGCGATGACGGCGACGAGCGGATGCGGGGGCAACGGTCGCCTGGCGGGTGTGGCGATGGAGGGGCGGCCGGCGGCGGGGAAGGGTCTGTTCGGGGTCGGTTTCAAAGGGCGGCGGCGGTGCGGGCGGGGGGATCGCCCTTGAGGAGGGCGACGGCGTAGTCGCGGTTCATGCGTGCGATGAATTCGAGGCTGATGCCCTTGGGGCAGACGGCTTCGCAGGAGCCGGTGACGGTGCAGGCGCCGAAGCCTTCACGGTCCATTTGTTCGATCATGGCGCGGGCGCGGCGCCAGCGTTCGGGCTGACCCTGGGGTAGGAGGCCGAGGTGGGAGATTTTGGCGGCGACGAAGAGCATGGCGCTGGCGTTTTTGCAGGCGGCGACGCAGGCGCCGCAGCCGATGCATTGGGCGGCGTCCATGGCGCGTTCGGCGGTTTCCTTGGGGATGGGGATGCTGTTGGCTTCGGGGGCGCTGCCGGTACGGACGCTGATGAAGCCGCCGGCCCACAGGATGCGGTCGAGGGCGCTGCGGTCCACGATGAGGTCCTTGATGACGGGGAAGGCGCGGGCGCGGAAGGGTTCGATGACGATGGTGTCGCCGTCCTTGAAGCTGCGCATGTAGGTCTGGCAGGTGGTGACGCCGCGGTGGGGTCCGTGGGGTTTGCCATTGATGACGAGGGAGCAGGTTCCGCAGATGCCCTCGCGGCAGTCGTGGTCGAACGCGATGGGTTCCTCGCCGCGCCGGATGAGGTCCTCGTTGACCACGTCCAGCATTTCGAGGAAGGACATGTTGGGATTGAGCTCCGGGGTTACGTAGGTGACGAATCGTCCCGGGCTTTGAGCGTCTTTTTGGCGCCAGACTTTGAGTGTGACTTTCATGGCTGCAAGAGGGAGGCGATGAAATCGCAGGGTGACAGGGCCAAGGTTATTTGTAGCTGCGGGTGGTCATGCGGACCTCTTCGTAGACGAGCGGTTCCTTGTTTAGGATGGGGGCGCGGTCGGGGCCGGCGTATTCCCATGCGGCGACGTAGGCGAAGTGTTCGTCGTCTCGTTTGGCCTCGCCGTCGGGGAGTTGATGTTCCTCGCGGAAGTGGCCGCCGCAACTTTCCTCGCGGTGGAGGGCGTCGAGGCACATGAGTTCGGCCAGTTCGAGGAAGTCGGCGACGCGGTTGGCCTTTTCGAGGGCCTGATTGAGGGAGGAGGCTTCGCCGGGGACGTTGACGTCGTGCCAGAACTGGTCGCGGAGTTCGGGGATGCGGCGGAGGGCGAATTCGAGACCGTTTTTGTTGCGGGCCATGCCGCAGTGGTCCCAGAGGAGGCGGCCGAGCTCGCGATGGAAATCGGTGGGGGTGCGTTTGCCACGGCTGTTGAGCAGGCGTTGAAGGCGCCGGGTGACTTCTTGTTCGGCGTCGGCGAAGGCGGGGTGGTCGGTGGAGGGGCGTTGGGCCGGGTTGACGTTGGCGAGGTAGTTGCCGATGGTCAGGGGTAGGATGAAGAAGCCGTCGGCCAGTCCCTGCATGAGGGCGCTGGCGCCGAGCCGGTTGGCGCCGTGGTCGGAGAAGTTGGCCTCGCCGATGACGAAGAGCCCGGGCAGGTTGCTCATGAGGTTGTAATCCACCCAAAGGCCGCCCATGGTGTAGTGAACGGCGGGGTAGATGCGCATGGGGACCTGGTAAGCGTCTTCGCCGGTGATTTCGTGGTACATGTCGAAGAGGTTGCCGTAGCGCTCGCGGATTTTGGCGATGCCGAGGCGTTTGATGGCGTCGGAAAAGTCGAGGTAGACGCCGCGGCCACCGGGGCCGACGCCGCGGCCTTCGTCGCAGACTTTTTTGGCGGCGCGGCTGGCGATGTCGCGGGGGCAAAGGTTGCCGTAGGCGGGGTACATGCGTTCGAGGTAGTAGTCGCGGTCGCTTTCGGGAATGTCATTGGGGTGTTTGCGGCAGTCTTCGGGGCGTTTGGGGACCCAGATGCGACCGTCGTTGCGGAGGGATTCGCTCATGAGGGTGAGTTTGGACTGGTACTCACCGCTGACGGGGATACAGGTGGGGTGGATTTGGGTGAAGCAGGGGTTGGCGAAGCAGGCCCCGCGTTTGTAGGCGCGCCAGATGGCGGTTGCGTTGGAGTTGAGGGCGTTGGTGGAGAGGTAGAAGACGTTGGCGTAGCCGCCGGTGGCCAGGACGACGGCGTCGGCGTTGTGGCGGGTGATGCGGCCGGTGCGGAGGTCGCGAGCGATGATGCCCTTGGCGTGGCCGTCCACGACGACGAGGTCGAGCATTTCCGTGTGAGTGTAGGATTTGACCTGGCCGGCGGCGATCATGCGGCAGAGGGCGGAGTAGGCGCCCAAGAGGAGTTGCTGGCCGGTCTGACCGCGGGCGTAGAAGGTGCGGGAGACCTGGGCCCCGCCGAAGGAGCGGTTGTCGAGGAGGCCGCCGTATTCGCGTGCGAAGGGGACGCCGAGAGCCACGCAATGGTCGATGATTTGGACGGAGACCTCGGCCAGGCGGTAGACGTTGGCTT includes:
- a CDS encoding ferredoxin--NADP reductase, producing MDYNARVVLRHEVAPGLIILRVAPEGWPLPPFEPGQFAVLGLPGSAPRVAEADPENPPAPPHQWIRRAYSIASSSKQNEYLEFYLALVRSGALTPRLFRLHVGDRLWLSPRFSGMFTLRHVPADAHLVLVATGTGLAPYMSMLRTHLAESSQRRTAVIHGARYPSDLGYRNELEDMARRYRHLLYLPVVSRPQGSVPPWNGLVGHVQDVWRSGLIAEGWGFAPSPQHTHVFLCGNPAMIDEMVKLLAGEGYREHRKDVPGQVHLERYW
- a CDS encoding BtpA/SgcQ family protein, which produces MPPHPLVAVIALQPLPGSPLYAGSHTAILNQALADARLYANAGVDALLIENSYDLPYTRPPLPAPAVRLVTRIARQLRSQFPGPIGIQLLEAANRTALEVAAEADLDFLRVEGYVFAHIGGAGLIEGCAGQLLRLRRQWHVEHIRIFADLKKKHCSHALTADLDLVDELKQAEFFLVDGVVVTGPRTGEPPALALLRRVRRHAHVPVWIGSGITPQNLPRYFPHADGFIVGSTFRARGDFLAPLDPGRLHAFLNTWRRCCKPVNPTD
- a CDS encoding succinate dehydrogenase/fumarate reductase iron-sulfur subunit, with product MKVTLKVWRQKDAQSPGRFVTYVTPELNPNMSFLEMLDVVNEDLIRRGEEPIAFDHDCREGICGTCSLVINGKPHGPHRGVTTCQTYMRSFKDGDTIVIEPFRARAFPVIKDLIVDRSALDRILWAGGFISVRTGSAPEANSIPIPKETAERAMDAAQCIGCGACVAACKNASAMLFVAAKISHLGLLPQGQPERWRRARAMIEQMDREGFGACTVTGSCEAVCPKGISLEFIARMNRDYAVALLKGDPPARTAAAL
- a CDS encoding fumarate reductase/succinate dehydrogenase flavoprotein subunit; translated protein: MATLNAHIPSGPLAQKWTRHRNESRLISPANKRKYKIIVVGAGLAGASASAALAELGYEVHNFVYHDSPRRAHSVAAQGGINAAKNYQNDGDSVWRLFYDTIKGGDFRAREANVYRLAEVSVQIIDHCVALGVPFAREYGGLLDNRSFGGAQVSRTFYARGQTGQQLLLGAYSALCRMIAAGQVKSYTHTEMLDLVVVDGHAKGIIARDLRTGRITRHNADAVVLATGGYANVFYLSTNALNSNATAIWRAYKRGACFANPCFTQIHPTCIPVSGEYQSKLTLMSESLRNDGRIWVPKRPEDCRKHPNDIPESDRDYYLERMYPAYGNLCPRDIASRAAKKVCDEGRGVGPGGRGVYLDFSDAIKRLGIAKIRERYGNLFDMYHEITGEDAYQVPMRIYPAVHYTMGGLWVDYNLMSNLPGLFVIGEANFSDHGANRLGASALMQGLADGFFILPLTIGNYLANVNPAQRPSTDHPAFADAEQEVTRRLQRLLNSRGKRTPTDFHRELGRLLWDHCGMARNKNGLEFALRRIPELRDQFWHDVNVPGEASSLNQALEKANRVADFLELAELMCLDALHREESCGGHFREEHQLPDGEAKRDDEHFAYVAAWEYAGPDRAPILNKEPLVYEEVRMTTRSYK